The window GCCGGCACCGCGCTGACCCTTCCTCCCAAGGGCCCTATCCAAGCCCCATTTGCAGGGCTGATTTCCCACACACCCCTACCTGCCCGTACTCCCGCTCAATCGCAGCCCTCTGCTTGCTGTAGGACCTGtgggagaaggcagcagggcagggggtggcAGTGGGGCCACCTCTCCTGGCCACCTCCATGTGCGACACGGCCATGCCTGCACCGCAGCGGGCTGAGGATGGCCTTACCTGATGTCCTCCAGCAGCTCGGCATCCCGTTGCTGCTTGCTGTGTAGCCCGCACAGCTGCTCGGCGAAATGCAGCTTCACCACCTGGCTCAGCTTCCCCTGCAGGCAGAACGCTCAGCCCTTGCCCGGGGGTCCAGGTCCAGGTCCCggtccccgtccccatccccatccccatccccatccccatcctcactcccatccccatccccattcccgTTCCCATTCCCGTTCCCATTCCAATTCCAGTTCCAGTTCCCGTTCCCGCTGCGGTCCCCAAATACAGGTCCCGGTGCTGCCCTTACTGCACCCCGACCCCGCTCTCACCTTGCGCGGCGGCGGCTGCATCTCCCCAGCCCCGCACCCGCCGCGCGTGTGCGTAGCCCGGAACTGCGCCTGCGCTCCGCCCCTCCGCTCTAAGCCCCGCCCACCGCGCTGCCCTGCCCATTCACTGCAGGCCCCGCCCGTTTCATACAGGCCACGCCCATTCAATGTAGACCCCGCCCACTTCGCCACGGACGCCGTCCATACAGTGTAAGCCCCGCCCACTCTCTGCAGACCCCACCCATCACTTCAGGACCAGCCAATCACTGCAGGCCCCTCCCATCTATGCAGGTTCCGCCAACTGTGCGGCCCCGCCCACTCCACCCATGCCAGTCCCCGCCTCTCCGGCTCCGCCTCGCCCCGCCCTCCCCATGGCCCCGCCCCCGGTACAACCCCTCCTCACCGtgcctcctccccccccccccctcctggTGCTCTGCCCTGCACGTCCGCGGCTGGGATGGGACACGGGGGTGCGGGGAtgagggacatggggatgttGAGAAGTAGGGGCGAGGAGTGTGGAGGTGTGGGGACACAGAGACTTGGGGACGTGGAAACATGCGGACAAGAGGAtggagggacatggggacagggggatgGGAGCCACGTGGGCACAGGGATATGTGGGACCTGGGAGGGTGATGGGGACACAAGGACAGGGGGACAGGCAGACATGGAGACAGGAAcgtggggacaaggggacaaaAGGACAATGGTatgagggacatggggacacaagAAGAGCAAGGCacacacacaggaacagaagaatGAGGAGACAAGGACAGGGAAACGGGACACAGGGACATAGGAACAGGGGCTATGGGGACAGGAGGACACAGGGAGCCCTGCAACCCTGCTGTGGGGACAGGCAGGGCCCTGATCTCAGGACATGGTGACATGTGGTATGCTGGGAACACTATTCCATATCACACGAAGGGTGCACAGCTGCTGGCTTGGCTGGGCCCTGCCATGGGGACACATATGTGGTGCTGTGCAGTGCCATAGTGCTCCTCAGTACCCCACGTCCCCTGTGTCCCCCACAccctcctgtccccatcctcctTATTGCTCACTTCTCCTTCTGCTGTCACTTCCATCCCATGCTCTGCCCCTGCAGGGCTCCCCTCTGTCCCCTCTGTCCCTCCATGGTGCTTTGGCCAAGGTTTGGCATTTTCCATGTGTGTTATTTCGTCCGGGGCTGTGTCACCAGCTGTCACTCCCCTCTGCTTTGAGAGGACACAGGGAGCTAACAACATGGAGTGGAGCCACCCAGCACCCAGTTTCTGGCAGGAAGGGGACAGGGGCAAATCAGCCTCCTCAGCCCAATCAATGCCATTGAACCCAGTGCACATCTGCTCCAGATGTGTCTCTGCTGCCCTTTGCGAGGGAACGTCCCCTGTCACCTGTTGTGGTTTGCAAACCACGCTTCCACAGCTACGCAGCATCTGCTTCTTCTTTCCGGTGGCTGGAAAGCCCCATCCAGGCATGTCTCAGTGACATCCGCGAGACGGTCACACTTCAATGTCACATTTTGCCTGTGACTGCTGGCGACAAGGGCAGTGCATGGACAagaggcagaggagaaagaggaaggacCCGGTGGACATCCTGCTGCGGTAACGTGTAGCACAGCCAGACCTGCCGGCGGCACTCGGGGACACAGCTTTCGCAGAGGACGCCCCGCAGATATGGCACAGCTTGTGACTTCACCTGGCTTCGCTGCCCTCGGTGTCACCCTCCTGCTCAGCTTGGCCACCCAGCTGTCCCTGGGTAAGTGTCCTGGTGTCTGTCCCCTGGCATGGAGACGTGGGTGACCTGGGCAGAGGCTGAGCCTGGGCAGGAGCAAGGGGGTAGGGCAGGGGGGTCCTTGTGGGACACGATGAGATTTGGCACTTGGAGGGGGTGGCTGCATGTCAGGGGGACAGCTCAGGTACTGCAGACCCTTGGGGTGACTCAGGCCCTGCTGCGGGAGGACATCTCCCCCCGGTCCCCATGCGTAGTCCCATAGGCACATTGTGCATGCGGTGCTCCAAAAGCACAGGGTTTGGGGGTCTGTGATGCCCTGGGGAGCAGGGGCAGCTCAGTACTTGGAGACGTGGGATGATGCACAGGTGGCTGTGTCTCAGCTCCAACACGGTGTTTGTGGTGGCCATGTCCTGTGTCCCCCAAACCAGGGCACAGCCATTCCTGGGTCCCATCCCCCAGCAGATGCTCAGGGTTCCTGTGCCCCAAAGCTGTCGTGAACAGACACCAACTCCTGGTGGCTCTGTGGGGAGGGGTCCCTGGgacagctgccagccccactTGGGAAGGGGAACTGGGAGGGTGTTCTTGGCCCAGTCTGACTCCTCGTGCCCTCTGCAGCGCAAAGTAAGGGGCGGGCATTGTGGCACCTGACCCCCCGTGAAGAAGCCGAGTGCCCCAACGCCTCGGTGGAAGCCTTCCTCAACAGCACCACAACCACCGTCCTCCTCCCCACTCTCTACTCCGTGGTGCTGCTCGTGGGGCTGCCAGCCAATGTGCTGGCCTGCTGGGTCCTGGCCATCAACTTCTGGAGGTGCTCGAGCAGCCTCTTCTTGCTCAACCTGGCCGCTGCCGAcctcctcttcatcctcctgctgcccttcaAGATCTCCTACCACCTCCTGGGCAACAACTGGCTCTTTGGGGACTACCTCTGCCGCACCATGGTGGCCCTTTTCTATGGGAACATGTACACCTCCATCCTCTTCCTCACCTGCATCGGTGTGGAGCGCTACGTTTCTGTGGCCCACCCATTCCTGTGGAAGGGCTCCAcggggatgtggggcagggcgGGTGTCTGCGTGGCCATctggctgctggtggggctgggagTGAGCCCGCTGCTGCTCTACCCACAGACAAAGAACATCTCGAGGCTGAACATCACGACGTGCCACGATGTTCAAGGAAGGGACAATTTCTTCCAGCACTATTTCCTCTGCCTGGTGGGGCTGGGCTTTGGCGTGCCCTTCGTGCTCATGATCATTTCCCACGGCTGCATCCTGGCCCGGCTGCTGGCCAAGCAGGAAAGCTACAGGCACGTGGTGTGCGTCCTGGCCGTGGTCCTGCTggccttcctcctctgcttcacCCCCAGCAACGTGCTGCTCTTCATGCACTACCTGCAGCAGGGCACGGGCTGCAATAACATCACCTACAGATGGTACGCCCTAGCCCTGGCCTTCAGTGCCTTTAACAACTGCTTTGATCCCTTCCTCTACTTCTATGTCTCCAAGGATTTTCGAGGCTGGATCCGGGACgctggctgctgcctctggGGACTGGGGACAAAGGGGGAATGGAAGAAGGCAGCCTTGCCCCTGCGGTCCAGCGAGGAGAGCCAGCTGTAGGTAGGGCTAGGGACACTGTGCCATGTTCTGCATGTGGAGAGGAcccttctgcagctccaggcCAGGGTTCCCCCCAGCTGACCCTATGCCGCTGGGAACAGCCCCACAGGGGACAGAACCCTCTGTTATCCTCCTATCGCACAGTCCCATCCCTGTCTCTTCCATCCCCATGCTCACACCCTGAGGGTCCCTCCCTGCCTGGTGTTCCCCTCACACACCTTGCAGTCACCGAACCCCTTAGAATCCAAATAAACCTTTATTTCTCCCTGACACTGGAAGGAGCAGGTGTGGACACCCCAGAAAAGCAGGAGCCATCCTCCATCACCAGGACCACGCGCCGCACACACAcggccagctctgctgctggggacCACCCGAAATAAACCGCGATGCATGCAAGAAGGGATAGCAGGGGCAAATGGGTGCCTTGCCCCACGGAActggggctgggaaggggaTGCTGGGCAGAGCTCAGGGTGCTGACTGCAGGGTGAAAGCTGCACCCTGTGTGCCCCATGTCTCTGACATTGCGTGTCCCCAGCCCATGCTTGGAGcgctgcagttctgcttttacTTTCCCTCTGACTCGTTTCCCTCGGTGCTGAGACTGGCGGTGGTGGCTGATGTACTGCCCACACACGCAGACATGCGTGGTCCCCGTCTGTCTGTCCCCGCTCCCATCCCAGCCCCGGGGTGAGGCCGGGATGAGAGTTCCCACTCTGTgacactgtcactgttgccaccaGATGTGACTTGACCCCCAGGTCGGTGGCCACCCCAGTTCATGTCACTGGCTGGCCTGACCCTGACCCTGTCCCCGTCCCTGTCCCCTGTGTCTGGCCATCACTTTTCTTGAGGATgatgctgctgagctcctggATGAGTTTGTCACTGATGGGTGAGGATGGCTGTGCGCTCCTCTTCCTGGGGATGCTGATGGAGGTCTCAGGGCTAGAGCTGCGCCCCAGCACGGCCACCTGCTCCTGGTCCCTGGCCAGTGCTGTGGGTGGCTCCAGGTTCCTCTCCAGAGAGGCAGTCAGGGTGGCTCTGAGCCCACAGGATGAGGCTTTGTCACACTCCAGGTTCAAGCCTTGCTCAAGGGACACTGCTTTGGTGACGGAGGGAGCCGGCAGCCTCTGTGCTGGGCTAGGGGGCAGCGAGGAGCGCAGCACAGGGGCCGGGGGCTGCTCAGGGGATGAGGATGGCTTCTGGGATCTGTCCACGGTGGGTACGGGCAAGGGGTCCACCAGCAGCCCCCGCTGCAGCTCCAGCGTGGCCAGCTCAGGGAAGTTGCCCACCTCCTCGTAGACAGGCTCAGCATCTgtctccttctcctgctgctcctccagggaGTCCTGATGGACCTTCAtgggctggggacacagggacagagTGAGGCAATGCCCAGCACAAgggtgctgcctggggagctgggTTGCCTTGCTGTGGGGCTGATGCTCCAATGGGGCATCCATGCTGCTCTGGgtctctggacatgctcctgctgcccttttGGCCAGTGGAGCCACCTGGGGCTCGTATGGGATCAGATCCATGCCACCAAATAGTGGCACTGTCCCCACAGCCCCTGACAGTGTTGGAAGGGAGGGCCATAGGTGTCCATGCACAAAGCCAAGTGAGGCAAGGCAATGCCTGGCCAGGCACATATAGAAAcaacatgatggaaagcagcacCCAGCCTGCATTTCTTATGTTCAGCCCCtctgggaggtgctgggaacTGGGCTGGGCCTCTTTGCTCTTGGGCATGCACAACAGGACCATGCACAGGACACACAGGACAATGGACAAGGTgtgtgcagggcagcacagaCGCATCCCCTGGAGCCAGGATGCACAGTGCAAAGCCAGCACGAACATGCACCATGCACATGGGTACTTACAAAAAACATGGACAAAGTCCTTCGTGTGTGCAGACGGCGCTAGAAACAGAGGAGACGGGCAGAGATAAGCACCTGGTGGCGGGGATGCGGGGACACCTGCCTAAGCAGGCATGGGGACGGCGGACATGAGCGCAGCATGTAGCACACACACAGGGACACACACCCAGAGCGCCTGTTTGGGTGGGCACAATGATACAGGTGGGTTCAGGAACATCGGCACCAGGCTCTTACCAGGGTCTGGTTGGCAGACAGCATGGTGGCATCGGTGCTGTCCCCATGCAGGGGCACCAGTGGCATGGTGCCGAACTTTTGCTTGGCGAGGTCAGAGGAGGAGCGGCGGCGCATGATGACGGGGCGGAGGTCGTCATGCTGCATGCGAGGAGTATGGGGTCACACCAGGCTGTCCTGCTGGCCCCCCGCCCACCCAGCCTTGCCTGCACTCACCTGAGCCTTGAGGATGCTGGTGATCCAGTCCCACAGTTCCGCCTGCCCTGCGCACACCAGGTACCTGCAGGGGAGcaagctgagagctgcaggcagcagagacaGTGGGGGCCAGGTCCCCCTGACACCTTGCCTGCAAAcccagggctgccagcaccaATCTCCTTGGTGGGCATCCCTGAGGAACAGCCTTCAAACTCCCTGTATGCACAAATAACAGCTCTGGTGTGAGGCAACAGCTACGCCAGGCCCTGGGAAGCAGAACCCTGGAGCACTCTGGTTTGAGCTGCACGGAGATGAAGCTGTGGTGGGGCAAAGGGTGGAGAGTGCATGGCACAGTCCTGTGGGTGGCACAGACCTGTTAATGGCATGCACCAAAGCCCAGCGCTTGGAGATGCATGGGGGCTCAGAGGTGGATTGTCCCCGAAGTCTGGTCCCCACCTTGTGCCCAGGCAGCACAAGGACCCACCTCTTTGACCCTTGGGTGCCCCAGCTAGCTGCCAGCTCTTCCCTGACCCTAGGACCCTGCAGCACCAAACATAGCTGTCCCGATCCCATTAAACCTGGAGGCACCGAGCCCTGCATGGCTGGGACAGAtactcacagctgctgcttgtccATGCTCAGCGTGAAGCCCCacctggggaagggaagagtcAGGCACTGGGGCAGCATCAcccagtgcagcactgtgcaggggTTGCGTGCTCCACGGCAACATCCAGGATGCTCCCACTTACGGTGCTGGTGGCTTCAGCTTCTTCCTAATGCCCATGTAAACCTTGGCTACGTCCAGTGGCCACTCGCGCTCTGGCTTAGCACTCTGAGGATGGAGAGTCCAGCTGACCCTTGTGGCCATCCTCGTGCCACCACAGTCCCCAGGGTTCCCCTCCCCACTTCCCTGGCCCCATCGTGTCCACTCCATACCCTCTTCTccttgagcagcagcagctgccggTCACGGATGACAAAGTAGCGCTCATGGAACTTGTTCCCCAGCAGCTTGGGGGGTTCCTCACGGCATTTCAACAGCCCACACTTGGGGGTCTCGCGCTTGGCACCTGCTCAGTGGAAGAGATGTGGGTCAGGGGGCTGGGGATATCAGAGGGAGTTCCGCTGTGGGTCCTGGCTGGAGCCACCCATGGGTGCTGGGCCCATCCACTGTCACCACACCTGTGAAGAGGCAGCTGCCCTCGCCGATGGGGACCTTCCTCACCAGCAGATATGCAGCACTGGGCTCTGGCAGCTTGCACCACTGCAACGCCTGCTCCAGAACCTTCTCCTTGGGGTGCAGGGGCCGTTCTGGGAATGCAGGGACACCATCATCACTgtgtcctttcctttttccagccACCATCCCCCCTGCTCCTGGCAGCAAATTTCCCCTGGGCATCCCCTGACACTGTCCCCATGGTGCTCACCCAGCTCCCCATTCTCCAGGACCTCGAAGGTCAGCCAGATGTCCAGGCTAGCTGCCACGTTGCGCATCTCCAGCACCTGGTTGGTGAGCTCCTCTGCTGTCATCGTGGGAGACACCTGGGGCCGGACACATGGGGAGCTGTGGTGGGTGGTGGCAGGATGGGACCCGGCAACAAGCTGTACCAGGAGCCCATGTCCCACTGCCCTTCCTGATGTGTCTGTCCTTTGGGACTCACCTTCAGGGTCACACAGCAGTCAGGCAGCTTCTGCTCCAGGTAAACCTCGATGATGAGGTCCCCAGCCTGTGAGAGCTGTGGGAGAAGGATGGCATTGGTGCCACGATGGCATGGGCACTGTGCACATCTCCTCTCCACAGGTATCTTGGGGAGTGGGATCTGGGCTTGAGCCTCAAGGTGACAGAAGAGtagagaagggagagaaggtCCCTTCTGCAAATGTGTGGCCCCACTGTGGGGACATTTGGGACAGCAGGAACCCAGAGTGGGCAGCTGATGGTCCCCATCTTTCCCACCAGCCTGGGACCCTGATGTGAGGAGGGCAAGCAAACCCCAGGTACCTGAGTGTCCTTCCAGGTGGTGATCAGACTGTTCTCCAGCTCCATCTGTGACACTTGGTCCTCATCGATCTGTcagggaaagagaggagatgCATGGGGTCAGCATGGAGGAGGCTGTGAGTGGGGCAGGGCCAGCATGGGTGGAGGTGAGGGGCCAAGGACAGCTTACATTGAAGATGATGACGTAGTTGTCAATGAGATCTTCCATCACCTTCACCTCGTGCTCGCCTTTGCCATCAGTCTGGAAGAGGCTGGGCGCGAAGAGCAGCGACAGGTTCTTGGTGCTCATCTGGTTGAGGTCCGCACACTTCTGCACTCTGGGGCAGGGAGTGTGGGGGTGAGGGGCTGGTCTGACTGCGagggctcccagccccagctgcccacTTCCACTTGAAAACCATCCCCCTTCTCCCCAGCTCCCCACATCTGCTAGGCATGAAGTTCCTGTTTCCAGGACTTCAAGCTGCTATCACACAGTGTACTGAGTCAGGGATGggaatttgtttctttccccttttttgtgcccttggtgaagctgaCGTCTTACAAGGGAGTGTTCCCCAATCCCAAACATCTCCCCTGCTGCGGGACAACTCTGGCAATGTTTGAGCTGTCACACATGCTCCAGCATTTCCCAACACTGCTCTGGGGCACTAGGCTCTGCCTCCCCAAAAGGAAGGAAGCCAGCTTTCTCTGGGAGATGCCACCCTGCTGGCTGGCCTTGGGGACACTGTTGGAGTGGGGGACCCATGGGGAGGTGGCTGACCGGTAGAGGTGCCCAATCAGCGCGGCCAGGGTCTTGCGGTTGAGGCGAGGCAGGCGATGGATGAGCTCCTTGTACCGCTCCAGGCGCTGGGGCTTGGAGGAGATTGCTGGAGGGAGGAGAAATCATGGACCATAGAATCGTATCATGGCATGGCTTAGGTTGGGAGAGACCTTTAAAaatcatcgagttccaacctccctgctgtggacTACCCACCAGATAAAGCTGCCTAGAGCCCCATCCgacctggctttgaacacctccatgggTGGGGCATCCAaaacttctttgggcagcctttTCCACCATCCCTGGGTCTGATGGTCCCAGAGCTGAGGAATCAATGGAACCCCACTgtgggagcagggatggggtTAGGGACGTACCCGCAGCCTCCTTCCACTGTGGGTGCAGCTCCAGGGTGAAGACAGGGTCCTCCAGCTCACGGAAGAACCTCTTCAGCACATCAGTGACATCCTCGATGAAGTTATCGCTGATGCGCAGCTTGACATTGCGAGCGTCCCGTCGAAACTCCTCCATCAGTACCTTGATCCGGGACTTGGCTCCGTTCTTGCGGTAAATCCCCTCATGGCGCAGCCCTGGGGAAGGGATGCAGGGTCACGAGGCCTGATGCTGCTCAGGAAGTCCCCACCAGGGAGGGTGTCAGGTGGGGGATGCTTCCTATCCAGACGCATCAGTTACACCGTGGGTGCTGGGCACGGTCCTACACGCACCGTACTGCGTGATGAAGGCGATGCAGCTGTCCACGATGATGGGGATGTCCCCACGGCTCAGCTGCTGGTCCCGCAGCGCATTGCCTCGGCCCCCTGCTGATGCCTGGATGTCGGCATACCACGCTGCCGTGTCTGCTCGCGACAGGCCCTGCAGGTAAAACGTCCTGAGAACGACAAGGGCGGTGAATTGGGAATGAAGGTTCGCCAGGGATGTGGGTtgtcccctcctgccccatacACCAGGCTGAGCCAAAGAACCCAACCCAACCCCGAGATACCCCAAGCTGGGGTGATGTCTGCAAGCCCCTTGGCCACAGCCATGCCACCCCACCAGCATCTCCACAGTGGGTTCAGGATCACCCTCTGTGTACACCCCAGCACCTTCTCCACCCTTCCCATGTCCAACTCTCACCTCCCCATCTCCACCAACACCAGCATCTCCTTCTTCTCCGGCGTTTCTGCAGGGGGCACCAGACCTGCGTGGGGACAAGAATGAACTCACAGCCAGGCCCATCCACCACTATGCACACAGCCTGGGCACTcactgagctcctgcagccgcCGCAGGTTGATGCTATCCTCAGCCCCATCCTCCTCGGCAGGGCAGATGAAGAGGTGGGCTTTCTGCAGGATGAAGAAGGCTCGCTGCCAGCACTCAGGATTGAGCATGCACTTGTAACGCAGCTGGCCCACACGCTGGAACTCGTAGCCCAGCAGGCAGTGACAGCTCACGGGTGTGAACCACTGTGGGATGAAGTGAGAGGTGAGATGGGGAAGGTAGGGCTCAGCCTGTGCaaggatggggacagcagcatGGACAGAGCCCAGCTCACCTTGCCGATGGCACTGGCCCATGCCTGCAGAGTATCAGCACTGtcagcccccagctgctgcactTTTTCCCCAGTAAGG of the Numida meleagris isolate 19003 breed g44 Domestic line chromosome 12, NumMel1.0, whole genome shotgun sequence genome contains:
- the LOC110405330 gene encoding proteinase-activated receptor 3-like, coding for MAQLVTSPGFAALGVTLLLSLATQLSLAQSKGRALWHLTPREEAECPNASVEAFLNSTTTTVLLPTLYSVVLLVGLPANVLACWVLAINFWRCSSSLFLLNLAAADLLFILLLPFKISYHLLGNNWLFGDYLCRTMVALFYGNMYTSILFLTCIGVERYVSVAHPFLWKGSTGMWGRAGVCVAIWLLVGLGVSPLLLYPQTKNISRLNITTCHDVQGRDNFFQHYFLCLVGLGFGVPFVLMIISHGCILARLLAKQESYRHVVCVLAVVLLAFLLCFTPSNVLLFMHYLQQGTGCNNITYRWYALALAFSAFNNCFDPFLYFYVSKDFRGWIRDAGCCLWGLGTKGEWKKAALPLRSSEESQL